The genomic interval ATTCCTGAAACTGATATTACATGAAAATGTAGTTTGATCAGGTGCCTAAATAAAATGTCTGCATGGTTTTTGTATTTGATACAAAACCTATGGCTGTTCCAAATCATGGACTGGGCTGAAAAGTTTATCTGTAGCATCTTGATATTTATCCTATTCTTTTATTTGTAAGATAAATTCTCAAAGAGCcattttaaaggaaataaaaacacTGCCCAAAAAGTTACTATTTGatttaacaaatatttaaaggggaatgaaacctttggaacaagtgggtttgtgttgaaacagaaaaaccaaagaataagatcaaagaaagttttgagaaaaaaatcagacaaataatgagaaagttacgagcaattgaatattgcaatcgctaatgctatggagatcctcacattggcaatgtgacaaagatgCATGATGTCAAGTGAACAACTTTCACTTTGATGGACGATAAAatgcccccaaaatgtctcttattgctctttcttatggtgatacaaactcttcatccataatgtattctttgaaaatctgtattacatggcCTCCAGGCTCCTATacaaagaatacatgatctactgatagatgtaataaaagaggcagttcaagtgaaatatatacaaaagtaatggcaaagttgtttaaatgtgacatcacacatctttgtcgcattgccaataggaggatctacattacaataatgttctaaacttcaaatgctcattactttcttatcattcattcaatttttctcaaactttaattatctatttctttgatttttgtgtTTTCGCACAAGCTATCTTATCCCTAAGgtttcttttcctttaaatTGTCAGAGAATTGGCGgttgaaaaatagataaaatggcTTCTACATGTTTTTAAAATTGGAATGTTAGAAGAGACTTGGGTACATGCATGATTCACATTATTGACCCTTTACTAAAACTGTGAAAGACTGGTCCATTTAAAATGAGTTTACGGCAAAACGcataacataatttcatgtaaggtatttgcataattatttaCTTAAAAACTACaagaaataagttttttttataaagctactgtaccccccccccctccataaaaacctggtgggcgtttcataaaacatcggtcacatttgctctacggcggccgtacggcgagtcaaaaacagccattttaacatttttttgtaccagctacataaatacatgatataggtggtttgaataaaacagATGTTTtagactcgccgtacggccgccgtagagcaaatgtgaccgaggtatattATGGTACATGtttattcattggcgatggtttagtgtgtaagaaaggatcaccgtcgttcttaaagtcgatcttaatttacgaacagctttatgagaGTCCAGCCCCTGGTCTCAAATAGCCCATTTAAAATGGGATTTTAGTACAGGTGTATACAACTCACCTGCTATTGTGATTTTAGGGTTTGGATTTGGTGGCAGGCTGCTGTCCAGAGGAAAACTCATCGGATTTCGCTTCTTCCAGAGTCCAGTGTACAGGACAAAGAATGTGAGTACACTCAGAAGAAATAACATACTCGCAAGCGCCCAAGATGCATCAGACGTCCAGTGATAGGGAAGGCGAGATGCATAGCACTGTGCACCTTCACAGGAAGCATTACTCTCTTCAACCAGGGCATCAGTCAATTGGCTCTCTTCTGTAACTACCAATGGCGAAGTGTCTGCCTCGCTGGCTTCTTTCTCAAGGGTTGTAGGTTTGGGAGGCTGCTGAAGGTGAACTGTTGATGAAGTCGCAGAGGAAGTCTTTGGAGGATGTGCGGTACTGTCTTTTTGTGCTGTTGATGCAGTTCTTATGGAAGAGGGTTCTGGGGTCTGAGTTGTAGTCTGAGCTGCTGCAGAAGTCTTTGATGAACTTTCTGTTAATGTGCCCCCACCAGTTTGTCTGTCTCTTACACTTGGTGCATCTAAACTGGAAACATTGCTTTCACCCTGAGAGATTGGGGCAGGAAGTTTTTCAGTAACCATGTCTTCATTCGCACTCCCTGCTGCATTTTCAGTCTCATTACTAATTTGCCTTTTGACTATTAAATGTCTATGTTCATTCAAAATTGAACCTGTAGATTCATGAGACCAGCTCAGAGTTTCTCCTTCCTGAAGGTCAACCTTAAGAATACTGGACAGCTTGTTTTCGACTGAAGGGTCTAATTCACTATCTCTGCTCCTGAAAGTCAATTCTTTCTCCCCATCACCAACATGGGCATTCTTTGATGTCTGATTTTCTACAACCTGAGACTTTACAAGAGGTACATCAGCTGCAAGTTCATTTGTCAAGGACTTGGTtggtacatgtagctttctCAATGGGTTAACTAGGACTGAAAGACTATTTATTGCCTGTTTCTCAGAATGCCTGTGCCTGGGAATCTCATTTGCATTTAACTGCTGATCAAGATCAGTACCAAGATTTGTCTGTCCATCaatctgaaaatttgaagaaaaaaagaagaagaataaacatAATCCGAATGAACATACACAAAGTATACTGTTtcagtatctttttcctcaaaTGTGCATCCAACAGatacatttcattaaaatataaagatCAGGTCCACCTTAACACCAAGGTAATTTGAGTAACAAGAGATATattcaacaagaaaaaaaaaagaaaaggtcatTGACATTGGGAGAAAAATAAGTTTATGAAATTTTGAACTTGCAGTTTGAGTCTAAAAAATAGCTATTGCCAACACGGGTGCAAAGGCGAGAGAGCCTATGATATCTCACAAacttctcttttattcaaatgtagaatacaaaatatttatattttccccctcAATAAGATTGGACTGATCCATACGGAATCACATTGAAAAACTTCTTTTTATCAATAGTCACACcaaattgaagaaaattaagataggcctacatgtattccaTTCCATAACTTGataaaacacataaaaacaGTGTGGGACACCATTGACTCAATCAGTTGAATTTTTTATCCATAGTGTTTGGTGAAAAtactggtttaaaaaaaaggaaaaatatcttTCGTACATTACATCTTCTTTTTAGGAAATTTTCTGTGAACATTGCGATTGTTCAATTTTTGATTTGTTTCTCTTCAAATGTGCATGCTGTGGAGGTGGATAAATGTACGTGCACCTATGTAATGGAAGTGTTTCACTTTCACAAGCAAGttgccacttccattgacgagtggataccatgcatgaCCATAGGGTTTCGAATTTAGCACCctaaaaaagtattttccatgttctgaaaatgcaccccttcacaagtattggtgtgtgaaaccctacaagtactggaaacaaaatggtacccttgacaagtattcccttcATTGACCCCCTCAGaacaagtacaacgatatcttcattgtcacggacgtcggctttacctttactttcattgggtttTGTACCACCCCACACACCTCACTCATATTGGaacctaaacacgtagtgttggggcaaaaaaatatttgtctcTTTATATCCTCGCAAATTGGACCGTAAAtaccatttttttcattattttagtgtttttgacacccttattacattacgtacgtaacatgccctatatcttgaaaaagagatcctttttacgtttttttggtcacgcatggtatccactcgtcaatggaagtggcccccccccccccccctgggcccAACAGCAATTTTTATCAGCCTGGGACCGTCagaccagtgccagtgtcgaGAGCTGCCTAGGGTCCAAAATTTTTGCGATAAATCCATAACACCATAGGTCTATAAATCTAGGCATATGCCACACCGTTCAAGGCTATTTTGGGGATGCATAATTAATATTTCctgaacaaaacagtgataccgacgcacagtgggccaggagaaagcaaaagtgcgccaaaactggtttttggtcatgaaacaaattttgtttttttcatgttctaagcAAAGATAAGAACCTGTAGAATGTCTCCATGCAATATTCCTCCATGAAATTGATTATTAGTTGCccattttattcaatattaccgGAAAATTACCCTTTACGGCTACCGTATGTGTAAATGACACGTTTTTAGAGAtttcactgttttaacaaaacggattgcttaatttatttctaattcatgGTGCTCCTTgttgaatgattgttttaagtgatcagaaattttcaagataaaatgataatacctTCAGAGGTAATTTTGGACGAAACCATTTGACAATGGGGGGTTTtagcaatttattttttcatgagcatttcttttac from Lytechinus pictus isolate F3 Inbred chromosome 2, Lp3.0, whole genome shotgun sequence carries:
- the LOC129254617 gene encoding uncharacterized protein LOC129254617; amino-acid sequence: MHLLRMKCHIKFDPGGRMKLHAPIVFILCLLQFSVSEAECSSRSGSAADSEERWQRRREFPEIDGQTNLGTDLDQQLNANEIPRHRHSEKQAINSLSVLVNPLRKLHVPTKSLTNELAADVPLVKSQVVENQTSKNAHVGDGEKELTFRSRDSELDPSVENKLSSILKVDLQEGETLSWSHESTGSILNEHRHLIVKRQISNETENAAGSANEDMVTEKLPAPISQGESNVSSLDAPSVRDRQTGGGTLTESSSKTSAAAQTTTQTPEPSSIRTASTAQKDSTAHPPKTSSATSSTVHLQQPPKPTTLEKEASEADTSPLVVTEESQLTDALVEESNASCEGAQCYASRLPYHWTSDASWALASMLFLLSVLTFFVLYTGLWKKRNPMSFPLDSSLPPNPNPKITIAELLKTRLALIPKHLRNKRKRQMHRKRMNGRRYEELPLHLSNGTCNDEELGYFEDDEEEDLYLQGGHTV